A part of Streptomyces sp. NBC_01210 genomic DNA contains:
- a CDS encoding nicotinamide mononucleotide transporter family protein translates to MSALSWLNGEAFTAFGQHIMWSDMIGNSIGLIALALGWRRSIWTWPAQFASGVILVGAYASAQLSGGVGKQLLVIGVALWGWRQWTSGSRQAQDGSIAVRFADWRERGVLLAGAVVGTLAVGGLFTLYPSLSWSPWADAYIFVGTLVAMVAQARGLVEFWFAWLLVDIVGVPLAFNSGLAFSGLVYVVYFALVLWGMRDWWLRSRGSVKPALEGVAA, encoded by the coding sequence GTGAGCGCCCTGTCCTGGCTCAACGGAGAGGCCTTCACGGCCTTCGGCCAGCACATCATGTGGTCCGACATGATCGGCAACTCCATCGGTCTGATCGCACTCGCGCTCGGCTGGCGGCGCTCGATATGGACCTGGCCCGCCCAGTTCGCCTCCGGCGTCATCCTGGTCGGCGCGTACGCCTCCGCCCAGCTCAGCGGTGGCGTCGGTAAGCAGCTGCTGGTCATCGGCGTCGCCCTGTGGGGCTGGCGGCAGTGGACCAGCGGCAGCCGGCAGGCCCAGGACGGCTCGATCGCGGTCCGCTTCGCCGACTGGCGCGAGCGCGGAGTGCTGCTGGCCGGTGCGGTCGTCGGCACCCTGGCCGTCGGCGGGCTGTTCACCCTCTACCCGTCGCTGTCCTGGAGCCCGTGGGCCGACGCGTACATCTTCGTCGGGACCCTGGTCGCGATGGTCGCCCAGGCCCGTGGTCTGGTCGAGTTCTGGTTCGCCTGGCTGCTCGTCGACATCGTCGGCGTTCCGCTGGCCTTCAACAGTGGCCTGGCCTTCTCCGGCCTGGTCTACGTGGTCTACTTCGCGCTCGTCCTGTGGGGCATGCGCGACTGGTGGCTGCGCTCCCGCGGGAGCGTCAAGCCTGCTCTGGAAGGAGTGGCAGCATGA
- a CDS encoding riboflavin synthase: MFTGIVEELGEVTAVENLGDSSRFRLRGPVVTEGAKHGDSIAVNGVCLTVVDFGDGEFTADVMAETLKRSSLGALEEGSRVNLERPMAVGGRLGGHIVQGHVDGTGTIVERKPSENWEIVKISLPADLTRYVVEKGSITVDGVSLTVVDAGPDYFTISLIPTTLALTTLGIKQSGDLVNLEVDVIAKYVERLLGAGAANAADAADAADAAETKETAK; encoded by the coding sequence GTGTTCACCGGAATCGTTGAAGAGCTGGGTGAGGTCACCGCCGTCGAGAATCTCGGCGACTCCTCCCGCTTCCGACTGCGCGGCCCCGTCGTCACCGAAGGTGCGAAGCATGGCGACTCGATCGCCGTCAACGGCGTCTGCCTCACCGTCGTGGACTTCGGCGACGGCGAGTTCACCGCCGATGTGATGGCCGAGACCCTCAAGCGCTCCAGCCTCGGAGCCCTCGAGGAAGGCTCCCGCGTCAACCTGGAGCGGCCGATGGCCGTCGGTGGCCGGCTCGGCGGCCACATCGTCCAGGGCCATGTGGACGGTACCGGCACCATCGTCGAGCGGAAGCCCTCGGAGAACTGGGAGATCGTGAAGATCTCGCTCCCCGCCGACCTCACCCGCTATGTCGTCGAGAAGGGCTCGATCACCGTCGACGGCGTCAGCCTGACCGTCGTCGACGCGGGCCCCGACTACTTCACCATCAGCCTCATCCCCACCACCCTCGCGCTGACCACGCTCGGCATCAAGCAGAGCGGTGATCTCGTCAACCTCGAGGTGGACGTCATCGCCAAGTACGTCGAGCGACTGCTCGGCGCCGGGGCTGCGAACGCCGCAGACGCCGCAGACGCCGCGGACGCCGCAGAAACCAAGGAGACCGCCAAGTGA